Proteins co-encoded in one Brassica oleracea var. oleracea cultivar TO1000 chromosome C4, BOL, whole genome shotgun sequence genomic window:
- the LOC106337682 gene encoding nuclear transcription factor Y subunit B-8-like: protein MMAESQAKSPGGGESPRSSSSSHVREQDRFLPIANVSRIMKRGLPANGKIAKDAKEILQECVSEFISFVTSEASDKCQREKRKTINGDDLLWAMATLGFEEYIEPLKLYLTRYRETEGDSKGSARGGDANAKRDGQSSQNGQFSQLAHQGSYPQGPYGNSQAQHMMVPMPGTD, encoded by the exons ATGATGGCGGAGTCGCAGGCCAAGAGTCCCGGAGGAGGCGAGAGCCCGAGGTCGTCGTCGTCGTCGCACGTGCGCGAGCAAGACAGGTTTCTCCCGATTGCGAACGTAAGCCGTATAATGAAAAGAGGGCTCCCTGCTAATGGTAAGATCGCTAAAGACGCCAAGGAGATTCTCCAGGAGTGTGTCTCCGAGTTCATCAGCTTCGTCACCAGCGA AGCGAGTGATAAGTGCCAAAGAGAGAAACGGAAGACCATCAATGGAGATGATTTGCTTTGGGCTATGGCCACTTTAGGATTTGAAGAATACATCGAACCTCTCAAGTTGTACCTTACTAGATACAGAGAG ACGGAG GGTGACTCAAAGGGATCAGCAAGAGGCGGCGATGCGAATGCAAAGAGAGATGGCCAATCAAGCCAAAACGGCCAG TTCTCGCAGCTTGCTCACCAAGGCTCTTACCCACAAGGTCCTTATGGAAACTCTCAA GCTCAGCATATGATGGTTCCAATGCCGGGCACAGACTAA
- the LOC106340003 gene encoding TRIO and F-actin-binding protein isoform X2, giving the protein MGEINDDDWRNGLDISGLSLMDEDDSLLLLFPDPTSGTDKEDRGGLDWFGEDESSELHKYNLRKSLAWDKAFFTNAGVLEPDELCHMIESNHVDEKKVLAAIQEDVKRSTESISTLKSDCTVETSEGCVLFEDVRASIQRSSDAAATPDKTPSTLGDPDSNEKVKPNAIRKRPSIRAQGLGKVTKQALAGKEHNTSSISRPSTGLSRSVRASVDVNKTKQGESPVSPRVTISRRVRPIVSKPGPPSKSALRSSKNELTSSCSSLESCISASSSAPKKSPLESANQKKSQSSRTAFHSMANGSTSRAASRVSPLSASSTFKSRLPCNASFLSASVDWSFNSPRASTPNKMAKGKNQHGSMTKPTGLRVPSPKLGYFDGGWSSVARTPTGSCTGGSAKHGARCLNEPTASSRTKSRLVQESTNSKTKARPVSRSSRLIVPASASSPKVTSKTYSKVSAEERLNGDAVEDNLAQ; this is encoded by the exons ATGGGAGAGATCAACGATGATGACTGGAGAAACGGCCTCGACATCTCCGGGCTTAGTCTGATGGACGAGGACGATAGCCTCCTCCTCCTCTTCCCCGATCCCACCTCAG GTACTGATAAGGAAGACAGAGGAGGACTTGATTGGTTTGGGGAAGATGAATCGAGTGAGCTTCACAAGTATAACCTGAGAAAGAGTCTTGCTTGGGACAAAGCTTTTTTCACCAATGCAG GTGTTCTGGAGCCTGATGAACTGTGTCATATGATTGAAAGCAATCATGTGGATGAGAAGAAAGTTTTGGCGGCTATTCAAGAGGATGTGAAGAGATCAACGGAGTCCATATCTACGTTGAAGAGTGACTGTACTGTGGAGACGAGTGAGGGTTGTGTTTTGTTTGAGGATGTAAGAGCGTCAATCCAAAGGTCTTCTGATGCTGCTGCTACACCTGACAAGA CTCCAAGTACACTAGGCGACCCTGACTCTAACGAAAAG GTGAAACCCAATGCTATTCGTAAAAGGCCAAGTATTAGGGCACAAGGACTAGGGAAGGTGACAAAGCAG GCTCTTGCTGGAAAAGAGCACAATACATCATCCATTTCTAGGCCATCCACTGGACTCAGCAGAAGTGTAAGAGCTTCGGTAGATGTCAACAAAACCAAACAAGGTGAATCGCCTGTGTCTCCCAGAGTTACAATCTCAAGGAGGGTTAGACCCATTGTATCAAAACCTGGACCGCCTTCCAAATCTGCTTTAAGGTCCTCCAAGAATGAATTGACATCTTCCTGCTCTTCACTTGAGAGCTGTATCAGTGCTTCCTCAAGCGCTCCTAAAAAATCTCCGCTAGAGTCGGCAAACCAGAAGAAATCTCAGAGTTCAAGAACAGCTTTCCATTCTATGGCGAACGGTTCCACATCCAGAGCTGCGTCTAGAGTTTCACCCCTCTCAGCTAGTAGCACATTCAAGTCCAGGCTTCCATGTAATGCATCTTTTCTTAGTGCTTCTGTCGACTGGTCTTTTAACTCGCCGAGAGCTTCTACACCTAATAAAATGGCTAAAGGTAAGAATCAACATGGTTCCATGACGAAACCAACAGGACTCCGTGTGCCATCACCAAAACTAGGCTACTTTGATGGA GGGTGGAGCAGCGTTGCAAGAACACCCACAGGATCCTGTACTGGTGGCTCAGCAAAACATGGAGCTCGTTGTCTGAATGAACCAACAGCTTCAAGTAGGACCAAGTCTCGTCTTGTACAAGAATCCACAAATTCTAAAACAAAGGCCAGGCCTGTTTCAAGGAGCTCCAGGCTGATTGTGCCAGCTTCTGCGTCTTCACCAAAGGTTACCAGCAAAACTTATTCAAAGGTCAGTGCAGAGGAACGACTCAACGGCGATGCGGTGGAAGATAATCTAGCACAGTGA
- the LOC106340003 gene encoding absent in melanoma 1 protein isoform X1, with amino-acid sequence MGEINDDDWRNGLDISGLSLMDEDDSLLLLFPDPTSGTDKEDRGGLDWFGEDESSELHKYNLRKSLAWDKAFFTNAGVLEPDELCHMIESNHVDEKKVLAAIQEDVKRSTESISTLKSDCTVETSEGCVLFEDVRASIQRSSDAAATPDKSKELGERDDAVHSPTPSTLGDPDSNEKVKPNAIRKRPSIRAQGLGKVTKQALAGKEHNTSSISRPSTGLSRSVRASVDVNKTKQGESPVSPRVTISRRVRPIVSKPGPPSKSALRSSKNELTSSCSSLESCISASSSAPKKSPLESANQKKSQSSRTAFHSMANGSTSRAASRVSPLSASSTFKSRLPCNASFLSASVDWSFNSPRASTPNKMAKGKNQHGSMTKPTGLRVPSPKLGYFDGGWSSVARTPTGSCTGGSAKHGARCLNEPTASSRTKSRLVQESTNSKTKARPVSRSSRLIVPASASSPKVTSKTYSKVSAEERLNGDAVEDNLAQ; translated from the exons ATGGGAGAGATCAACGATGATGACTGGAGAAACGGCCTCGACATCTCCGGGCTTAGTCTGATGGACGAGGACGATAGCCTCCTCCTCCTCTTCCCCGATCCCACCTCAG GTACTGATAAGGAAGACAGAGGAGGACTTGATTGGTTTGGGGAAGATGAATCGAGTGAGCTTCACAAGTATAACCTGAGAAAGAGTCTTGCTTGGGACAAAGCTTTTTTCACCAATGCAG GTGTTCTGGAGCCTGATGAACTGTGTCATATGATTGAAAGCAATCATGTGGATGAGAAGAAAGTTTTGGCGGCTATTCAAGAGGATGTGAAGAGATCAACGGAGTCCATATCTACGTTGAAGAGTGACTGTACTGTGGAGACGAGTGAGGGTTGTGTTTTGTTTGAGGATGTAAGAGCGTCAATCCAAAGGTCTTCTGATGCTGCTGCTACACCTGACAAGAGTAAGGAACTGGGAGAAAGAGATGATGCAGTACATAGCCCAA CTCCAAGTACACTAGGCGACCCTGACTCTAACGAAAAG GTGAAACCCAATGCTATTCGTAAAAGGCCAAGTATTAGGGCACAAGGACTAGGGAAGGTGACAAAGCAG GCTCTTGCTGGAAAAGAGCACAATACATCATCCATTTCTAGGCCATCCACTGGACTCAGCAGAAGTGTAAGAGCTTCGGTAGATGTCAACAAAACCAAACAAGGTGAATCGCCTGTGTCTCCCAGAGTTACAATCTCAAGGAGGGTTAGACCCATTGTATCAAAACCTGGACCGCCTTCCAAATCTGCTTTAAGGTCCTCCAAGAATGAATTGACATCTTCCTGCTCTTCACTTGAGAGCTGTATCAGTGCTTCCTCAAGCGCTCCTAAAAAATCTCCGCTAGAGTCGGCAAACCAGAAGAAATCTCAGAGTTCAAGAACAGCTTTCCATTCTATGGCGAACGGTTCCACATCCAGAGCTGCGTCTAGAGTTTCACCCCTCTCAGCTAGTAGCACATTCAAGTCCAGGCTTCCATGTAATGCATCTTTTCTTAGTGCTTCTGTCGACTGGTCTTTTAACTCGCCGAGAGCTTCTACACCTAATAAAATGGCTAAAGGTAAGAATCAACATGGTTCCATGACGAAACCAACAGGACTCCGTGTGCCATCACCAAAACTAGGCTACTTTGATGGA GGGTGGAGCAGCGTTGCAAGAACACCCACAGGATCCTGTACTGGTGGCTCAGCAAAACATGGAGCTCGTTGTCTGAATGAACCAACAGCTTCAAGTAGGACCAAGTCTCGTCTTGTACAAGAATCCACAAATTCTAAAACAAAGGCCAGGCCTGTTTCAAGGAGCTCCAGGCTGATTGTGCCAGCTTCTGCGTCTTCACCAAAGGTTACCAGCAAAACTTATTCAAAGGTCAGTGCAGAGGAACGACTCAACGGCGATGCGGTGGAAGATAATCTAGCACAGTGA